A genomic window from Flavobacterium phycosphaerae includes:
- a CDS encoding TonB-dependent receptor, translated as MKTLFHLPSTKTALFALCFLPALLFSQEKVQDTTKVNQLDEVLVSAVRVTTKTPVSFSNLNKEEIKSRNLGQDIPILMNFMPSVVTTSDAGNGVGYTGIRVRGSDATRVNITINGIPYNDAESSGTYWVNMPDFASSVESLQLQRGVGTSTNGAGAFGASLNMLTDSYSKQSSGEISNSGGSFNTRKSTVKFSTGLLNDHFELAGRLSNINSHGYIDRASSDLKSYFLQGTYVGKTSIIKALVFGGTEKTYQSWNGIDGETLHTDRTFNSAGMFTDEFGNTRFYSNETDNYQQDHFQLHWNEKLTAHWSTTIALHYTKGKGYYENYKEDADFADYGLTPVASETTTDLIRQKWLDNDFYGTTFSANYKKDKLDLIVGGGWNKYEGLHYGKVIWARFASTGELGDHYYDDIGLKTDGNIFVKANYQLTKQWSLFGDLQYRNVSYKIASGAVTYVNDHFKFLNPKAGLNYSANAENTFYFSYAKANREPNRTDYEGGNAQSEKLDDFELGWRYDAAKVKINTNIYYMAYKDQLILTGNLDDVGNPIRSNSEKSYRLGLEVDATFALSAKFIIRPNFTISQNKNLDLNVSGENVGTKAIAYSPGLIAGNVLVYKPMAGMQISWFSKFVGEQYMNNIELSSAKLPDYFVNDLNVTYEIKPKSIFKSVVLTGLVNNILDKQYVSNGYMWDVYPYYYPQAGINFLAGLTLKF; from the coding sequence ATGAAAACTTTATTCCATTTACCAAGCACGAAGACAGCACTGTTTGCTTTATGCTTTTTGCCTGCACTTCTCTTTTCACAAGAAAAAGTACAGGACACCACCAAAGTCAATCAACTAGATGAAGTTTTGGTTTCGGCGGTTCGAGTGACCACTAAAACGCCGGTTTCGTTCAGCAATTTGAACAAAGAAGAAATCAAATCGAGAAACCTTGGACAGGACATTCCTATTTTAATGAACTTTATGCCGTCGGTCGTGACTACTTCTGATGCCGGAAACGGTGTGGGCTATACCGGGATTCGTGTTCGTGGCAGCGACGCGACGCGTGTTAACATCACCATCAATGGCATTCCGTATAATGATGCGGAAAGCAGTGGGACCTATTGGGTAAATATGCCCGATTTTGCTTCTTCAGTCGAAAGTTTACAATTGCAGCGTGGCGTAGGAACTTCTACTAATGGTGCCGGTGCTTTTGGAGCGAGTTTGAATATGCTTACCGATTCTTATTCGAAACAAAGTTCAGGAGAGATTTCAAATTCGGGAGGGAGTTTTAATACCCGAAAAAGCACCGTTAAATTCAGTACCGGTTTGCTGAATGATCATTTTGAATTGGCCGGAAGATTATCAAATATTAATTCACACGGTTATATTGACAGAGCTTCTTCTGATTTGAAATCTTATTTTCTGCAAGGAACGTATGTGGGAAAAACGTCCATAATCAAAGCTTTGGTCTTTGGCGGAACCGAAAAAACATACCAATCCTGGAATGGTATTGATGGCGAAACTTTACATACGGACAGAACCTTCAACTCGGCCGGGATGTTTACCGATGAATTTGGTAATACCCGATTTTACAGCAATGAAACCGATAACTATCAGCAAGACCATTTTCAATTGCATTGGAATGAAAAGCTAACTGCGCATTGGAGTACTACTATTGCATTGCATTACACCAAAGGCAAAGGGTATTATGAAAATTATAAAGAAGACGCTGATTTTGCCGACTACGGCTTAACTCCCGTTGCTTCGGAAACCACTACGGATTTGATTCGACAAAAATGGTTAGACAATGATTTTTACGGAACTACTTTTTCGGCCAATTACAAAAAAGACAAACTCGATTTAATTGTTGGAGGCGGTTGGAACAAATATGAAGGCTTGCATTATGGGAAAGTGATTTGGGCAAGGTTTGCTTCAACCGGTGAATTGGGAGATCATTATTATGATGATATTGGTTTGAAAACCGACGGGAATATATTTGTAAAAGCCAATTATCAATTGACTAAACAATGGAGCCTGTTTGGTGATTTGCAATACCGAAATGTGAGCTATAAAATAGCCTCAGGAGCAGTTACTTATGTGAATGACCATTTTAAATTCTTGAATCCTAAAGCCGGTTTGAATTATAGTGCCAATGCTGAAAACACTTTCTATTTTTCTTATGCCAAAGCCAATCGTGAACCAAACCGAACCGATTATGAAGGGGGTAATGCCCAATCGGAAAAACTGGATGACTTTGAATTGGGTTGGCGGTATGATGCAGCGAAGGTCAAAATCAATACCAATATTTATTATATGGCCTATAAAGACCAGTTAATCTTAACCGGAAACTTAGATGATGTCGGGAATCCCATTCGCTCAAACAGTGAAAAAAGTTACCGTTTAGGATTGGAGGTTGATGCTACTTTTGCCCTTTCTGCTAAGTTTATCATTCGTCCAAATTTCACCATTAGCCAAAATAAAAATTTGGATTTAAATGTTTCGGGAGAAAATGTAGGAACTAAAGCGATAGCTTATTCACCGGGGTTAATTGCCGGAAATGTTTTGGTATACAAGCCAATGGCCGGAATGCAAATTTCGTGGTTTTCTAAATTTGTCGGGGAGCAATATATGAACAACATTGAATTGTCTTCGGCTAAACTGCCCGATTATTTTGTAAATGATTTGAATGTGACTTATGAAATTAAACCCAAATCGATTTTTAAATCGGTAGTTTTAACCGGTTTGGTGAATAATATTTTAGACAAACAGTATGTTTCCAATGGGTATATGTGGGATGTTTATCCTTACTACTATCCGCAGGCCGGTATCAACTTCTTGGCCGGATTGACCCTGAAGTTTTAA
- a CDS encoding transglutaminase domain-containing protein encodes MKKTLQLFILLFSNFLFSQYEMIDKKMDDMPKQYENSITAIADYINQNFTSEEDKIRAAFYWTTSTISYDVASMYKPKIQTTEEKINSALKTKKGVCMHYAEVFNAIVNQMGMKSYVVDGYTKQFGKIARLSHSWNVCTINGKWYLFDPTWGSGYVNEEVFYKKQNDAYFKPSAADFLKTHMPFDYMWQLNEKPIANDDFYNDITESVDSSTSYDFAAAINEFETLSEPDKMSKQLERMEKTGLKNDFIKEKYNALKRIWKGIKTTAVFQNYS; translated from the coding sequence ATGAAAAAAACGCTGCAACTTTTTATTTTATTGTTTTCCAATTTTCTTTTCAGTCAATATGAAATGATTGATAAAAAAATGGATGACATGCCAAAGCAGTATGAAAACAGTATCACAGCCATTGCTGATTACATCAATCAAAATTTCACATCGGAGGAGGACAAAATCAGAGCTGCTTTTTATTGGACAACCAGTACTATAAGTTATGACGTGGCTAGCATGTATAAGCCCAAAATTCAAACTACCGAAGAAAAAATAAACAGCGCTTTAAAAACCAAAAAGGGAGTTTGCATGCACTATGCCGAAGTTTTCAATGCAATAGTCAATCAAATGGGTATGAAATCATATGTGGTTGACGGCTATACCAAACAGTTCGGCAAAATAGCCCGATTGTCCCATTCGTGGAATGTTTGTACTATAAACGGAAAGTGGTATTTGTTTGATCCCACTTGGGGCTCCGGCTATGTGAATGAAGAGGTGTTTTATAAAAAACAGAACGATGCTTATTTTAAACCCAGCGCAGCCGACTTTTTAAAAACACACATGCCCTTTGATTATATGTGGCAGCTCAATGAAAAACCCATTGCCAATGATGATTTTTATAATGATATTACGGAGTCTGTTGACAGCAGCACTTCTTATGATTTTGCGGCCGCCATCAACGAATTTGAAACTTTGTCTGAACCCGACAAAATGAGTAAGCAACTAGAGCGGATGGAAAAAACCGGATTAAAAAATGATTTCATCAAAGAGAAATATAATGCCTTGAAAAGAATTTGGAAGGGTATAAAAACAACAGCAGTATTCCAAAATTACAGTTAA
- the greA gene encoding transcription elongation factor GreA: MSTVSYYTAEGLKKLKDELDQLKSIERPKASQAIAEARDKGDLSENAEYDAAKEAQGMLEMRIAKMEEVYSNARLIDESQLDLSKALVLSNVKIKNQANGMEMKYTLVAESEADLKSGKISVSSPIGKGLLGKRVGEVAEISVPNGKLNFEILEISRD; encoded by the coding sequence ATGAGTACAGTATCGTATTATACCGCAGAAGGATTAAAGAAATTGAAAGACGAGTTAGATCAACTTAAAAGTATAGAAAGACCCAAAGCTTCACAAGCTATTGCCGAAGCCAGAGATAAAGGCGACTTATCTGAAAATGCAGAATATGACGCCGCCAAAGAAGCACAAGGGATGTTGGAGATGAGAATTGCCAAAATGGAAGAAGTGTATTCAAATGCAAGATTGATTGATGAATCACAGCTTGATTTATCAAAAGCTTTGGTGCTTTCTAATGTAAAAATTAAGAACCAAGCTAACGGGATGGAAATGAAGTATACTTTGGTAGCCGAAAGCGAAGCAGATTTAAAATCCGGAAAAATATCGGTGAGCTCACCAATCGGAAAAGGATTGTTGGGTAAAAGAGTGGGTGAAGTTGCTGAAATCAGTGTTCCTAACGGAAAATTAAATTTCGAAATATTAGAAATATCCAGAGACTAA
- a CDS encoding HIT family protein, with protein MASIFTKIINGEIPCYKVAEDEKYIAFLDVNPNAKGHTLCVPKQEIDKIFDMDETLYLGLMQFARKVAKAIEKTVPCKRIGMAVIGLEVPHTHVHLIPLHDMDDMRFQRKVTLTKEDFEALAAAIAQNL; from the coding sequence ATGGCTAGTATTTTCACTAAAATAATCAATGGAGAAATTCCTTGTTACAAAGTAGCGGAAGACGAAAAATACATCGCTTTTTTAGATGTAAATCCCAACGCGAAAGGCCATACACTTTGTGTTCCGAAACAGGAAATCGATAAGATTTTTGATATGGACGAAACACTTTATTTGGGCTTGATGCAATTCGCAAGAAAAGTGGCCAAAGCCATTGAGAAAACAGTTCCGTGCAAGCGAATAGGAATGGCAGTTATCGGGCTGGAAGTGCCACATACGCATGTACATTTAATTCCGCTTCATGATATGGATGATATGCGTTTTCAGCGCAAAGTTACTTTGACTAAAGAAGATTTTGAAGCTTTAGCCGCTGCTATTGCACAAAATTTATAG